The Burkholderiales bacterium nucleotide sequence CTCCCGTAATCGAGCGGCTCCTGCGGCTCACCGACACGCTGATCGGATTTCCGCGCCACCTGTCCCAGCATGTCGGCGGCTTCGTCGTCTCCCGCGGGCCGCTCTCCCGGCTCGTGCCGATCGAGAACGCGGCGATGGAAAACCGCACGGTCCTCCAGTGGGACAAGGACGACCTCGACGCGCTCGGTCTGCTGAAGGTGGACGTGCTCGCACTGGGCATGCTGACCGCGATTCGCCGCGCGCTCGACACGGTCGGCCATCTGCGCGGCAGGCCGTTCACCCTCGCGGACATCCCGCCGGAGGATCCGGCGGTCTACGAAATGATCGGCCGCGCCGACACCGTGGGCGTGTTCCAGATCGAATCGCGCGCGCAGATGTCGATGCTGCCGCGCTTGAAGCCGAAGAATTTCTACGACCTGGTGATCGAGGTGGCGATCGTGCGCCCCGGCCCGATCCAGGGCGGGATGGTGCATCCCTATCTGCGCCGGCGGCAGGGACTGGAACCGGTGACCTACCCCTCGGAGGCCATCAAGAAAGTCCTGGAACGCACGCTCGGCGTGCCGATCTTCCAGGAGCAGGTCATGCAACTGGCCATCGTCGCGGCGGGCTTCACGCCCGGAGAAGCCGACCAGCTGCGCCGCTCGATGGCGACGTGGCGGCGCAAGGGCGGGCTGGAGAAATTCGAGGCCAGGCTCAAGGCGGGCATGCTCGGCCGCGGCTATTCGTCCGAGTTCGCCGAGCGCATCTTCCGCCAGATCCAGGGCTTCGGCGAGTACGGTTTTCCGGAGTCGCACGCGGCGAGTTTCGCGCTGCTGGTCTACGTGTCCGCGTGGCTCAAGCGCTACGAGCCGGCGGCGTTCACCGCGGCGCTGCTCAACAGCCAGCCGATGGGCTTCTACGCGCCCGCGCAACTCGTGCGCGACGCGCGCGAGCACGGCGTGGAAGTCAGGCCGGTGGACGTGTTTGCCAGCCAGTGGGATTGCACGCTGGAGGAGGCGGTTCCGAGCACCGAGTACTGGACACCAGGCGAAAATCAGCAATCCCGATGCAGCGGCACAGAGAACCCGCAGGGCGCAGACAAAAATGAAACGACTGCGTCGAATCGGCGCCCGCAGCCTCCTCACCCGTCACTGCGCGCCGCCTCATCCCCGGCAATAAGGCTCGGCTTGCGCATGGTCAACGGACTGTCGGAAGCCGGGGCGAAGCGCCTGATCGAGGCGCGCGCGGGCGGCAATTTCGCATCGGTCGAGGAATTGCTGGTCGCGGCCCGGCTTTCGCGCCGGGACAGGGACTGCCTGGCGGCAGCCAATGCGTTCTCCCGTGCAACCGGCCATCGCCGCAACGCGGCGTGGAGGGTCTCGGTCATCGAACCCGGACCACCGCTGCTCGCCCACGCGCCAATCCATGAAACCCCGGTCGAGCTGCCCGCAGCGAGCGAAGGCGAAGACATCGTCGCCGACTACGCGAGCCTGGGGCTGACCCTCGGCCGCCATCCGCTGGCGCTGCTGCGTCCGCGACTGACTCGCCTGCGCCTGCTCACGGCCGCCGAGCTGCGCCGCGCGCCGGACGGCGCGCCGGTCCGCGCCGCCGGCATCGTCACCTGCCGGCAAAGACCCGGCACCGCCAGCGGCGTGGTGTTCGTTACCCTGGAGGACGAAACCGGCTTCATCAACGTCGTGGTCTGGGGCCGCACGGTCGAAGCACAGCACCGCCCCCTTCTGGGCGCGCGCCTGATGGCGGTGCACGGCCACGTCCAGCGCGAAGGCGAAGTCGTGCATCTGGTCGCGGGCCGCATCCTCGACTACTCTCACTTCCTGGGCGATCTGCTCACCCGGTCGCGCGATTTTCATTGACCGCTTTCGATCCCGGTTTTCGTTCGCGAAGCTCGCTTCCCCGTCCTTGAATGACCGCTCGGTGCGGTAAGCTTGCAACCGTGCGAGACCTCGCCGGCGCCGGAAGCCGCGAACCCTTCGGTAATAGCGCATGAGTACACTGCCATTGAGATTCTGGCCGATCGCCACCGCGTTGCTCGTCGCGGCCTGCCAGACGGCGCCGCCGGTGCACAGCGTTGCCGGGATTCCGACCCGTCAGGTCGCGGTCAACGGCGTGAAGCTGACCTATGTGGACCAGGGACGGGGCGCTCCAGTTGTCTTCGTCCACGGCTCGCTCAGCGATCTGCGGGCGTGGGAAGCGCAGCGTCTGGCCGTGGCACAGCGTTACCGGTACATCGCCTTCACGCAACGCTACTTCGGAACCGGCCGCTGGCCGGGTAGCGGCAGGGATTTCTCCCAGGAAGCGCACGCAGCCGACCTGGCCGCATTCATCCAGTCCTTGAATGCGGGCCCCGTGCACCTGGTCGGCTGGTCGTACGGCGGTCTGACGGCCCTGCTGGTCGCCCGATCGCACCCGGAACTGGTGCGCAGCCTGACGCTGCACGAACCCGGCATCCGCTCGCTGATCGCCGACACGCCGGAAGGCCGGCAGGCCTGGGCCGAATTCAGCCGTTCTGTGGTGCCGGCGGCGGCGGCGGCAAAGGCAGGCGACACGGTGCGCGCAGCCAAACTGTTCACCGAGGCGTTGTATGCGTTGCCACCGGAGGGATTCGACGCCCAACCCGCGCCGTTTCGTCGCATGGTGCTGGACAACGCCCGCACGATGAGCCTGGCGCTCACGGCCCCGCCGCCCCCCGCAATCACCTGCGAGAGCGTGCGCGCGATCCGCGTACCGACTCTGGTCACGCACGGCGAGGCCGCGCAGACGCACTATCGGATGATCAGCGAGCGGCTCACGGCGTGCATGCC carries:
- a CDS encoding alpha/beta hydrolase, with the protein product MSTLPLRFWPIATALLVAACQTAPPVHSVAGIPTRQVAVNGVKLTYVDQGRGAPVVFVHGSLSDLRAWEAQRLAVAQRYRYIAFTQRYFGTGRWPGSGRDFSQEAHAADLAAFIQSLNAGPVHLVGWSYGGLTALLVARSHPELVRSLTLHEPGIRSLIADTPEGRQAWAEFSRSVVPAAAAAKAGDTVRAAKLFTEALYALPPEGFDAQPAPFRRMVLDNARTMSLALTAPPPPAITCESVRAIRVPTLVTHGEAAQTHYRMISERLTACMPNAVLAVIPGTNHDAPMRNPAVFNGTLLGFLARTDSRGRT
- a CDS encoding error-prone DNA polymerase, with translation MLPSYAELHCISNFTFLRGASHPHELVGRAAELGYSALAITDECSLAGVVRAHVAAGQYGLKLIVGSELRIAAPSIPSGHGAGNQNEIGLVLLARDREGYGDLCALITRGRRAADKGRYRLTRADFENGLTHCLALWLPEGEPDEAAARWLASRFPGRLWIAVELLARASDRAWLERLQALGAKLGLPCVAAGDVHMHVRGRRLLQDTLTAIRLGVPVAKVGYGLHPNGERHLRRRETLARLYPRALLEETVHIAGLCEFSLNSLRYEYPEEIVPAGETPTSCLRRLTEEGLRWRFGGARMPGERRESRCTHAEDADKCGNGTMDASNPRTEAPAPHSSLAARHSSSLTPDSSPLTPDPIPARVRALVEHELALIAELGYEPYFLTVYDVVRFARSRGILCQGRGSAANSAVCYALGITEVDPSRMEMLFERFVSRERNEPPDIDVDFEHERREEVIQYIYRKYGRDRAALAATVITYQPKSALRDAGKALGLDLDQVDRIAKNFAWWDRHDRRGQRLRETGFDPESPVIERLLRLTDTLIGFPRHLSQHVGGFVVSRGPLSRLVPIENAAMENRTVLQWDKDDLDALGLLKVDVLALGMLTAIRRALDTVGHLRGRPFTLADIPPEDPAVYEMIGRADTVGVFQIESRAQMSMLPRLKPKNFYDLVIEVAIVRPGPIQGGMVHPYLRRRQGLEPVTYPSEAIKKVLERTLGVPIFQEQVMQLAIVAAGFTPGEADQLRRSMATWRRKGGLEKFEARLKAGMLGRGYSSEFAERIFRQIQGFGEYGFPESHAASFALLVYVSAWLKRYEPAAFTAALLNSQPMGFYAPAQLVRDAREHGVEVRPVDVFASQWDCTLEEAVPSTEYWTPGENQQSRCSGTENPQGADKNETTASNRRPQPPHPSLRAASSPAIRLGLRMVNGLSEAGAKRLIEARAGGNFASVEELLVAARLSRRDRDCLAAANAFSRATGHRRNAAWRVSVIEPGPPLLAHAPIHETPVELPAASEGEDIVADYASLGLTLGRHPLALLRPRLTRLRLLTAAELRRAPDGAPVRAAGIVTCRQRPGTASGVVFVTLEDETGFINVVVWGRTVEAQHRPLLGARLMAVHGHVQREGEVVHLVAGRILDYSHFLGDLLTRSRDFH